The Pseudomonas sp. R4-35-07 nucleotide sequence TGGTCAATGTGTCGGGCCTGTCGCCATTGACCAACGCATGCCAGCTGATCAGTACCACGCCGCCTACGGCACAGCACAACGAGGGAACGAGCTTGCGCAATGGCACGGCGTTGACGTCATGACGCCCCGCCAACGTGACGAACACCGGGATGAGCCCGACGATAAGCGAGGTTGTGGCAATGCCCACCAGCTGCACACCGGTGCCCACCAGCGCATAGTAGATAAGGTTGCCTACCAGGCTGAGCCAGAAGAGTGATTTCCAATCGGCAATCGTCAGGTTGGCGCAGACCCGCCGCCAGCGCGGCATCAGCAAAGCGAACGAGATCGCGCCATAACAGAGAAACCGCAGGACGGCGAACTGCAGCCCGCTCAGCCCCGGAGTCAGCTGGGGCCCGAGGAAGATCACGCCCCAACATAGCCCCGCGCATACTCCGTAGACGATGCCCTTGAGCAGTGATCGATCAGCAAACATTTCATCCGCGCTCCAAAGACTGGTGGTGGAAGTCTGCGGCAGCGGGCTCAGGGAATATTGGCGCTAATTGCGGGATTTTTTACCCAGGCTGTTTTTGCGCTTTACGATAAACCGCCGGGCTCGTAGCGCTTACCCGTTGCATGGCTCGGGTCAGCGAGGCCTGGTCGGAAAAACCGGCGCGCAGGGCAATCTCGGAGATGGGTAATGACGTAGCGCGCAGCCATCGTTGAGCTTGCTGGATGCGCACGTCGGTCAACCAGGCTTGCGGACTCATCTCGAACGCCTGCCGGAAGCGCTGGTGCAGTTGACTCATGCTCATGCTGGCGACTTCAGCCATGGCTTGGTTAGTCCAGTTCGCCCCCGGATTTGACCGCAGACGGGCAATCAACTGCTCGAACGGGTCGCAAAAACGCGGGGCATCCGGGCTAAGGGATGACAAAAGCAACGGCCCCAGCTGTGAGGCCGTGAGGGACAGTTGGGCATTGCCTACCAACTCGGCGAACTCGATCAGCCGGCGTGTCGCCGGGGGAATAGGGACATATATCTGCTGGGCAAGACGCTCGATCTGCAGCGTTTCCAAGGTGGTCGGCGCGCAGTCCAATACCAGAAAGCAACTATCGGCGTTCGTGTGCTGCGAATGCACCGCGCCAGGCGTCACCAGGGCTGCCACTGACGGATCGATGCACCCTCCGCGACCGCCTACGTCGATTTCCATGCGGCCATGGATCGGCAATACCAATTGAGTGTGGTCATGGTGATGGTTGTGGTTTTCGCGCTCGTAACTGCGCACTTCAAGGCTTAGAAACATTCATGCACCCTTTGCCCCGTCTGGTTGATGCCCCACAACGCCGGCTCGCAAGACCAGATCATGGTCGCGACTCGCACAGCACCCTCGCAGGGCCTGGGTCTTTAACGAGTTCAGGCGGCAAGGTTACTTTCGTAGGTAGGCAAACATGTGCCGTACGTAATCGGCTTTCCCGAGAGGTACGCCGTTATGACGCAAAATGTTGTAAGCCGTGATCAGATGAAAGTAAAACTGAGGTGTAGCCCAGTTCACTGCGTATTCGCTGCCGGACATATCGAAGGCCATGCCATTGGGTAACTCAATAGAAATCTGGCGCTCAGCGCCTTCCTCGATTTGAGCCTGATCGACTGAGTCGAGAAACGCCAACGTGCTCTCGATGAGCGCTTGCGCTGCCGCCAGATTTCCCGGAGGAGTTAGCGAGCGCACCGGCTGTTGCGTCAGTCGCAGCACCGCCTCCTGGGCTTGAGTGCATGCATACTGAATTTGCCGGGCGAGATCGTGCATATCCGGCGCCAGTCGAGATTCAAGCAGAATTTGCGGGTCGTAACCGTGCTCTTGGGCAGATGCCTGACCCTTTGACAAAAGAAACGATAACGCTCGCAGCATTTGCGCGAAACACGGAATGGTAACGGTGTAGACCGACATATCTTCTCCCTGAGTAGTCATTCATGGCGAGCAGAAAGGATCAGCCTTTCTCCCGGATAGCGGTTTGAATCCTAGCAGACTGTTGACCTTCCGCTGCCAACACTCCCGCAGCCGCTTATAGCCCGCCAGCTATACCGAAACTCAGAAACGCAAAAGCCCCGCTTTCGCGAGGCTTTCGTGTGAATCTTGGCGGGAAACCAGGGATTCGAACCCTGGGAACGCTATTAACGTTCGCCGGTTTTCAAGACCGGTGCATTCAACCACTCTGCCAATTTCCCTTGTGCGTTACAGGATCATAGTAGCTCATCCTGCGTCAGCGGGCGCAATAATACCCGAATGAAACACACTGTCAAACTCTCTGCATAGCTTGTTACAGAGCGTCTGTTATGATCTTTGCGACTGAACGTTTCAAAACTGAAGGAGAGTCGCCATGCGCGAACAGAATTACGCAGTGAATGGCAACGCGCAGGCTGAGCAGCTTGAAGTCAGCCGCGTCTTGCGCAATACGTACGGCCTGCTCGCCCTTACCCTCGCATTCAGCGGCGTGATGGCTTACGTGGCCCAGCAGATGCGCGTCGGTTATCCCAACATCTTCGTCGTGTTGATCGGCTTCTATGGTCTGTTCTTCCTGACCAACAAGCTGCGTGACTCGGCCTGGGGCCTGGTGTCGGCCTTTGCCTTGACCGGTTTCATGGGCTTTATCCTGGGCCCGATCCTTAACCGTTACCTCGGCATGGCCGGCGGCGCGGAAGTGGTCAGTTCGGCATTTGCCATGACCGCACTGGTGTTTGGTGGCCTGTCGGCGTACGTGCTGATCAGCCGTAAGGACATGAGCTTCCTGGGCGGCTTCATTACCGCAGGCTTCTTCGTGTTGCTGGCGGCAGTGGTAGCCGGCATGTTCTTCCAGATCAGCGGTTTGCAACTGGCGATCAGCGCAGGCTTCGTGCTGTTCTCCTCGGTGTGCATCCTGTTCCAGACCAGCGCCATCATCCATGGTGGTGAGCGTAACTACATCATGGCGACCATCAGCCTGTATGTATCGATCTACAACCTGTTTATCAGCCTGTTGCAGATCTTCGGCATCATGAGCCGTGACGACTGATTGTTAACGCTATAAAAAATGCCCCGTATCGCGAGATACGGGGCATTTTCATTTCCGGGGCCCAAGGACGATCAGTACTGGTTAGGTTCCATTTCCAGTTCCACCCCGAAGCGCTCGACAATATCCTGCTGGATACGTAGCGCCAGGTTGGCGATCTCACGCCCGGTGGCAGAGCCATAGTTCACCAGCACCAGCGCTTGCAATGCATGCACGCCAGCGTCGCCCTCACGAAAGCCCTTCCAGCCCGCCTTGTCGATCAGCCAACCGGCGGCGAGCTTCGTTTGCCCGTCTGCCTGAGGGTAGGCCACCAGGTCCGGATACTGGCTTTTCAGCTCAGTAGCCAAGGCCTGCGGCACCAGCGGGTTCTTGAAGAAGCTGCCGGCGTTGCCAAGCTGCGCCGGGTCGGGCAACTTTTCGCGGCGAATGCTGCAAATCGCACGGCTTACATCCGCTGGCGTGGCGTTGGTAATCCCCTGCCCGGCCAGACGCTGCTGCACCGGGCCGTAGTCGAGTTTCAGGTGACTGGCGCGGCTCAGGGCAAAGCGTACCCGCAGGATCAACCAACGGCCGACTTCATGCTTGAACAGGCTGTCGCGATAGGCAAACCGGCACTCCTGCAGGCTGAAATCCCGCAGTTCACCGGTCTGACGATCCAGCGCAGTGAGGCCGGCAAACACATCCTTGACCTCCACGCCGTACGCACCGATGTTTTGCATTGGCGCCGCACCGACCGTGCCGGGGATCAGGCTGAGGTTTTCCAGGCCGCAGAAACCCTGCTCCAGGGTCCATAACACAAAGGGGTGCCAGGCTTCGCCCGCTTCGGCTTCGACCACCACCTGCACGCCATCATCGTGCAGCACGCGAATGCCTTGGGTGGCCATACGCAACACCAGGGCAGGAACGTCCTGGGTCAGCAGCAGGTTGCTGCCGCCCCCGATCACCAGCAGCGGCACACTGTGCGCCTCGGCGTAGGCCAAGGCTTCCCGCACGTCGGCATCACTGCGGGCCTCGGCAAATAGCTGGGCGCGCACGTCGATGCCAAAGCTGTTGAACGGCTTGAGGGAGACCTGCGCCAGTACTTGCAAGGTCATAACCGCCCCTTCAATTCAATCACCAATAAATCACAGGCGCGCTCGATCAGGTCCAGGACCCGCTCAAAACCTTGTTCGCCTTCATAATAAGGGTCTGGCACCTCGTCCACTTCACCGCCGAAGCGGCGCAGGAATATATCCAACTGAGCCTTACCCTGTGCAGGCTGCATGGCTTTGAGGTGGCGCAGGTTGCTGTGGTCCATGGCCAGGATCAGGTCATAGCGCGCAAAGTCGGCGCGGCAGACCTGCTGGGCACGTTGGGATGACAAGTCATAGCCCCGCGCCAGCGCCGCACGTTGGCTGCGCTGATCCGGTGGGTTGCCGATATGCCATTGCCCAGTCCCCGCTGACGCCACCTCAACCTGGCCGGACA carries:
- a CDS encoding AraC family transcriptional regulator, whose protein sequence is MFLSLEVRSYERENHNHHHDHTQLVLPIHGRMEIDVGGRGGCIDPSVAALVTPGAVHSQHTNADSCFLVLDCAPTTLETLQIERLAQQIYVPIPPATRRLIEFAELVGNAQLSLTASQLGPLLLSSLSPDAPRFCDPFEQLIARLRSNPGANWTNQAMAEVASMSMSQLHQRFRQAFEMSPQAWLTDVRIQQAQRWLRATSLPISEIALRAGFSDQASLTRAMQRVSATSPAVYRKAQKQPG
- a CDS encoding DUF1993 family protein, with protein sequence MSVYTVTIPCFAQMLRALSFLLSKGQASAQEHGYDPQILLESRLAPDMHDLARQIQYACTQAQEAVLRLTQQPVRSLTPPGNLAAAQALIESTLAFLDSVDQAQIEEGAERQISIELPNGMAFDMSGSEYAVNWATPQFYFHLITAYNILRHNGVPLGKADYVRHMFAYLRK
- a CDS encoding Bax inhibitor-1/YccA family protein, giving the protein MREQNYAVNGNAQAEQLEVSRVLRNTYGLLALTLAFSGVMAYVAQQMRVGYPNIFVVLIGFYGLFFLTNKLRDSAWGLVSAFALTGFMGFILGPILNRYLGMAGGAEVVSSAFAMTALVFGGLSAYVLISRKDMSFLGGFITAGFFVLLAAVVAGMFFQISGLQLAISAGFVLFSSVCILFQTSAIIHGGERNYIMATISLYVSIYNLFISLLQIFGIMSRDD
- the murB gene encoding UDP-N-acetylmuramate dehydrogenase, coding for MTLQVLAQVSLKPFNSFGIDVRAQLFAEARSDADVREALAYAEAHSVPLLVIGGGSNLLLTQDVPALVLRMATQGIRVLHDDGVQVVVEAEAGEAWHPFVLWTLEQGFCGLENLSLIPGTVGAAPMQNIGAYGVEVKDVFAGLTALDRQTGELRDFSLQECRFAYRDSLFKHEVGRWLILRVRFALSRASHLKLDYGPVQQRLAGQGITNATPADVSRAICSIRREKLPDPAQLGNAGSFFKNPLVPQALATELKSQYPDLVAYPQADGQTKLAAGWLIDKAGWKGFREGDAGVHALQALVLVNYGSATGREIANLALRIQQDIVERFGVELEMEPNQY
- a CDS encoding low molecular weight protein-tyrosine-phosphatase, whose translation is MEVLFVCLGNICRSPTAEGVLRHKLREAGLSGQVEVASAGTGQWHIGNPPDQRSQRAALARGYDLSSQRAQQVCRADFARYDLILAMDHSNLRHLKAMQPAQGKAQLDIFLRRFGGEVDEVPDPYYEGEQGFERVLDLIERACDLLVIELKGRL